The sequence CCGGGACGACCCGGTTCGAGGCCCGGATGCCGGGCACGGCGTGGTCCCACGGTGTCCTCGCCCGGGACCTGGGGCCTGTCCTGCTGGTCGACACGTCCGGCCGGGGCCATGCCTACCGTCTGCGGGACCCCCATCCGGAAGTCAGCCTGCGGGCCCTCTTCGGGCGAGTCTGGTACGAAGGCTACGACCGTCCCCGGTTTATCTGGCAGTCGAGTAGCGGGTCTCAGGCGTTCGAGCCCAAGTACTCGCTCGTCCCCCTGATCTTCGGGACGCTCAAGGGGACGTTTTACGCCCTCGTCTTCGCCGTCCCCTTGGGCCTGCTGGGGGCGCTGTACATGGGCCAGTTCATGCACCCGACCGTCCGGGCCCAGTTGAAGCCCGTGATCGAGCTGATGGCCGGCCTGCCCAGCGTCGTCCTCGGCTTTGTGGCCGGCCTGTGGCTGGCGCCTCGGGCGGAGGCCTGGTTCCCGGCCCTCCTCGTCTGGCACGGGGCCTTCCTCATCGGGGGCCTGACGAGTCCCCTGGTATGGCGGCTGTGGCCCTGGAAGCCGCAGGAACGGAGCCGGCAGGACCAGCTCAAGCTGGTCGTCCTCGCCCTCTGGCTGACGGCCCTCTTCCTGACCTGCCTGGCGGGCAATCGGGCCATCGAGCAGGTCCTCTTCGGGGGCAACTACCATCGATGGTTTCAGGAGCATTGGGGGTGGACTTACGAACAGCGGAACGCCCTCGTCGTCGGGTTCGCCATGGGGTATACGGTCGTGCCGATCATCTTCTCCATCGCCGAGGAGGCCATCGCCGCCGTCCCCCGGGACTGGATCGCCGGGGCCCTGGCCCTGGGGGCGACCCCCTGGCAGACGCTTCGGTCCATCGTGATCCCGGCGTCCCTCTCGGGCATCGTGTCGGCCGTCATGGTCGGCTTCGGGCGGGCCGTCGGGGAGACGATGATCGTCCTGATGGCGACGGGCAACACGCCGGTCCTGGACCCTTCGCCGTTCGTGGGGTTCCGGACCATCTCGGCGAACCTGGCCGTGGAGCTTCCGGAGGCCGCCGTCGGCGACACGCACTACCGGGTCCTGTTCCTGTCGGCGTTGCTCCTCTTCGGGTTTACCATCGTCGTGAACACGGTCGCCGAACTCCTCCGGGAGCGCATCCGGCGGCAGTACTATCAGCGGTGACCGGGAATTCGGCAATTCGGGAGTTCGGGAACTCGGGAGTCCGGCAGGCCGGGAATTCGGCAGTTCGGCAGTTGGGGCGTAGGAAGCGGACCATCGGGACTCGGCCCTCAGGATAAGAGAAGGAGGAGCCTTCAGGGTCCTTGTCTCCTTCTTTGGAAGACGGCAGGATGACGGTCCGTGTCCAGTCTTCTGGACACCCGTATTACGACTGACGCTCTGATAGGTTCTCCCATCGACTGCCGGACTGCCGAACTCCCAGATTCCCGAACGGCCGGACTGCCGAATGCCTGATTCCGGGGGCACCCGATGACCCGACGGGTCCTCTTCCTGTGTACGGAGAACTCGGCCCGGTCCCAGATGGCCGAGGGCCTCTTGCGCCACCTGGGCGGGCCCGCCTTTGAGGTCTACAGCGCCGGGACGCGGCCCTCGGCCGTGCATCTCCTGACGGTCCGGGTCATGCAGGAAGTCGGTATCGACATCCGAGACCAGTACGCCAAGTCGGTCGAGGCCTTCCGAGACATGGCCTTTGACGTCGTCGTGACCCTGTGCGACGGGGCGCGGGAGACGTGCCCGGTCCTGCCGGGCGCTCCGCTCCAGCTCCACTGGGACATCCCGGACCCCCGGGCCGTCGAGGGCTCGGAAGACGAGCGGCTCGCCGCCTTTCGGCGCGCCCGGGACCTCATCCGGGCCCGGATTCGGGAGACCTTCGGCGTGTGAGGACCGGCGATGCGGAAGCGCACGATCCCCCGCTGGCGGGCCGAGGCGACGCCCCTCCTGGGCCTCTGCGGGACGAGCCTGGCCATGATCTTCCTGATGACCGTCGCCATGCTGGGCCTGATCGTCTCCCAGGGCCTGGGCCTCTTCTGGCAGAAGCGTATCGT comes from bacterium HR11 and encodes:
- the pstC1_2 gene encoding Phosphate transport system permease protein PstC 1, producing the protein MAVPWEVWTQVTRRWRDYRLRRQWADAVARVAIRTGGLLVIVAILGVAFVLLAESWPLFRSPVFRPVSDGTVLEPAPLPVMATTLLMDDYGETLVGVAPDGQWHLLAWPSLKRLQTGGLIPPTEKVDSTAPTPPVTAGGADPWGRRGAVATASGQIWLWEPTWNWQYEGDRRTLAGLSVQALPWVQVPLAPDEAVTRLTVLAGDRLEQTQVAALTSRGRLFLVVGQRAGGLFEERWVPAVWEVRPRPPQTTALALAQGYLYVGTSEGDVWVYELQEGTPPVRRETVRLYPEAPAPVTALTPLLGRLALAVGDARGRVCVAFPVRRDEGWQFTRVRDFRPQDGAIRSIVAAQLTRGFLTLTDRGTVAWHHSTAGTTRFEARMPGTAWSHGVLARDLGPVLLVDTSGRGHAYRLRDPHPEVSLRALFGRVWYEGYDRPRFIWQSSSGSQAFEPKYSLVPLIFGTLKGTFYALVFAVPLGLLGALYMGQFMHPTVRAQLKPVIELMAGLPSVVLGFVAGLWLAPRAEAWFPALLVWHGAFLIGGLTSPLVWRLWPWKPQERSRQDQLKLVVLALWLTALFLTCLAGNRAIEQVLFGGNYHRWFQEHWGWTYEQRNALVVGFAMGYTVVPIIFSIAEEAIAAVPRDWIAGALALGATPWQTLRSIVIPASLSGIVSAVMVGFGRAVGETMIVLMATGNTPVLDPSPFVGFRTISANLAVELPEAAVGDTHYRVLFLSALLLFGFTIVVNTVAELLRERIRRQYYQR
- the arsC gene encoding Glutaredoxin arsenate reductase — translated: MTRRVLFLCTENSARSQMAEGLLRHLGGPAFEVYSAGTRPSAVHLLTVRVMQEVGIDIRDQYAKSVEAFRDMAFDVVVTLCDGARETCPVLPGAPLQLHWDIPDPRAVEGSEDERLAAFRRARDLIRARIRETFGV